One segment of Carya illinoinensis cultivar Pawnee chromosome 1, C.illinoinensisPawnee_v1, whole genome shotgun sequence DNA contains the following:
- the LOC122292141 gene encoding jasmonate-induced oxygenase 2-like produces the protein MNSPVDWPEPIVRVQSLSESEVPVIPDRYIKPPLERPTINSTTTTTTADAPRDDVNIPIIDLQGLYGDDDNLRTTILGQISEACREWGFFQILNHGVCPQLMDRAREVWREFFHLPLEMKQPYANSPKTYEGYGSRLGVEKGAILDWSDYYFLHYLPLSLKDYNKWPALPADCREVLDEYGKELVNLCGRLMKLLSLNLGLEEDILQNAFGGQNIGACLRVNFYPKCPQPDLTLGLSSHSDPGGMTLLLPDDQVPGLQVRRENNWITVKPARHAFIVNIGDQIQVLSNAIYKSVEHRVIVNSGQERVSLAFFYNPKSDIPIEPAKELVAHDRPALYPPMTFDEYRLFIRLRGPRGKSQVESLRSQNTYEFCSCK, from the exons ATGAATAGCCCAGTAGATTGGCCCGAGCCCATAGTTCGCGTCCAATCCTTATCCGAAAGTGAAGTACCAGTGATTCCTGACCGATATATCAAGCCGCCACTTGAAAGGCCAACAATTAACAgcactactactactactactgctGATGCGCCTCGCGACGATGTTAACATCCCAATCATCGATCTTCAAGGCTTATATGGAGACGATGATAATCTTCGTACCACCATACTTGGTCAAATATCTGAAGCTTGCCGAGAGTGGGGTTTCTTCCAGATTCTCAACCATGGAGTCTGTCCCCAACTCATGGACCGTGCCCGGGAGGTTTGGCGCGAGTTCTTTCACCTTCCCCTGGAGATGAAGCAACCTTATGCTAACTCCCCAAAAACTTACGAAGGTTATGGTAGCCGGCTAGGGGTCGAAAAAGGTGCCATTCTTGATTGGagtgattattattttcttcactACCTTCCATTGTCGTTGAAGGACTACAACAAATGGCCTGCGCTCCCGGCTGATTGCAG GGAAGTGCTCGATGAGTATGGGAAAGAGCTAGTGAACCTATGCGGGAGGTTAATGAAACTCTTGTCTTTAAACCTTGGATTGGAAGAGGATATTCTTCAAAACGCATTTGGCGGCCAAAACATAGGGGCCTGTCTGAGGGTGAACTTTTATCCAAAGTGTCCACAGCCTGACCTGACCCTTGGTTTGTCATCCCATTCGGACCCAGGTGGCATGACACTGCTCCTTCCAGATGACCAAGTCCCCGGTCTTCAAGTCCGGAGAGAAAATAATTGGATTACTGTCAAACCGGCTCGCCACGCTTTTATCGTCAATATTGGTGATCAAATTCAG GTTCTAAGCAATGCAATCTACAAGAGCGTGGAGCATAGAGTGATAGTAAATTCAGGCCAAGAGCGTGTCTCTCTTGCCTTTTTCTACAATCCAAAGAGTGACATACCCATAGAGCCAGCAAAGGAGCTTGTGGCACACGACAGACCTGCTCTATACCCACCTATGACATTCGATGAATATAGGCTTTTCATAAGATTAAGGGGTCCTCGGGGAAAATCCCAAGTGGAGTCACTCAGATCGCAAAATACATACGAGTTTTGTTCATGTAAATGA